Proteins co-encoded in one Thermoanaerobacterales bacterium genomic window:
- a CDS encoding S-layer homology domain-containing protein — protein sequence MTKFSKSARVDLRVRPESRKRRVRASLRPSPITKGLTLLLSIILLLALSAHPPAIAAEPAPGPAQAAPAPVTVPPEAEAALQKARSYLAAVPPEKSSPWVIIALRAAGGTPALPPGTNEELSPDAPTTDAALRLLLYVATGERGAAPDGLVATLAGTQQAGGKFADTLDGRGEELVNAHVWAVLALRAAGREIPDPEAAMQWLLAQQHPDGGFSFATDFKESDVDMTAMALLAATALGADRHQPAVAAALDFLERNQATGGGFASWGVECSESAASVLQALAAVGEDPDAPRWRKPGGNVLEALLRYQRPDGSFAHAEGGDADLIATCQAAFALGDYIAGRPFWERLKDSIGFTDLPPGYWAAPAVKSLAADGILAGLPDGRFNPDGDVTRAELAAILSRALHLPAGPTLPFRDLPEGHWAAGSIGAAAKAGYLRGRSGGCFAPEAPVTGGELAAILCRVGGLATPPAAPGESWWAPAAEVAQQYGLLGPAFAPAKAATRAEVAWGVYRALMVHARGR from the coding sequence ATGACTAAATTCTCGAAAAGCGCAAGGGTGGACCTCCGCGTCCGCCCGGAATCGCGGAAACGGCGGGTTCGGGCCAGCCTGCGCCCCTCCCCGATAACGAAAGGCTTAACTCTGCTTCTTTCAATCATTTTATTATTGGCGTTGTCCGCCCACCCGCCGGCCATCGCCGCGGAGCCGGCGCCGGGGCCGGCCCAGGCTGCCCCGGCCCCTGTCACGGTTCCGCCGGAGGCCGAGGCCGCCCTGCAAAAGGCCCGGAGTTACCTGGCGGCGGTTCCGCCGGAGAAGAGCTCCCCCTGGGTAATCATCGCCCTGAGGGCGGCGGGCGGCACCCCGGCCCTTCCGCCGGGGACGAACGAGGAACTGTCGCCGGACGCCCCCACGACCGATGCCGCCCTGCGCCTGCTCCTGTACGTGGCGACCGGTGAACGGGGCGCCGCCCCGGACGGCTTGGTCGCCACCCTCGCCGGCACCCAGCAGGCCGGCGGCAAGTTCGCCGACACCCTGGACGGGCGCGGCGAGGAACTGGTCAACGCCCACGTCTGGGCCGTCCTCGCCCTCCGCGCCGCGGGCCGGGAAATCCCCGACCCGGAGGCCGCCATGCAATGGTTGTTGGCGCAGCAGCACCCGGACGGCGGCTTCTCCTTCGCCACCGATTTTAAGGAATCCGACGTGGACATGACCGCCATGGCCCTGCTGGCCGCGACCGCCCTGGGCGCGGATCGTCACCAACCCGCGGTCGCCGCCGCCCTTGACTTCCTCGAACGAAACCAGGCGACCGGCGGGGGCTTTGCCTCCTGGGGCGTGGAGTGCAGCGAGTCCGCCGCCTCCGTCCTGCAGGCCCTTGCGGCCGTAGGCGAGGACCCGGACGCGCCCCGCTGGCGCAAGCCCGGGGGGAACGTGCTGGAAGCGCTGCTCCGCTACCAGCGCCCCGACGGGTCCTTCGCCCACGCGGAGGGCGGGGACGCGGACCTCATCGCCACCTGCCAGGCGGCGTTCGCCCTTGGTGATTACATCGCCGGGCGGCCCTTCTGGGAGCGGCTCAAGGACAGCATAGGCTTCACCGACCTTCCGCCCGGCTACTGGGCGGCGCCCGCGGTGAAAAGCCTGGCGGCCGACGGGATTCTCGCCGGGCTCCCCGATGGAAGATTTAATCCGGACGGCGATGTCACCCGTGCCGAACTGGCCGCGATCCTGTCCCGGGCGCTTCATTTGCCCGCCGGCCCGACACTGCCCTTCCGCGACCTGCCCGAGGGGCACTGGGCGGCCGGCAGCATCGGCGCCGCGGCCAAGGCCGGCTACCTGCGCGGCCGTTCCGGCGGATGTTTCGCCCCCGAGGCCCCGGTGACCGGCGGAGAGTTGGCCGCCATCCTCTGCCGGGTCGGGGGCCTGGCCACGCCGCCCGCCGCC